One stretch of Glycine soja cultivar W05 chromosome 7, ASM419377v2, whole genome shotgun sequence DNA includes these proteins:
- the LOC114419705 gene encoding probable receptor-like protein kinase At1g49730 has translation MFFWLESLVGLLAFLGMQLPVIMADCPLDFTGSNFTLASSLCSNHGDRGKCCRYINTNVAISVARFANATGNLGVPQNASDTCLQTIFQTLQLNGVAQNATAFCGFGTKIPVNYECRGRTSVAQMLQSPRFTEVTKNCKAPLGEESKCKKCLNAGFGYLHHIGIEDNISLSTCRDATFAALASQVDEISIIDIAICFFGVQGLLIPPVSESSPSFPAPKASPSPPLVADGPSQPLLSAPLKGNHHSYHLTLVPGIAIAVTAVAVITLIVLIVLIRQKSRELDEPDNFGKSCSKTLPPCATWKFQEGSSSMFRKFSYREIKKATEDFSTVIGQGGFGTVYKAQFSDGLVIAVKRMNRISEQGEDEFCREIELLARLHHRHLVALKGFCIKKRERFLLYEYMGNGSLKDHLHSPGKTPLSWRTRIQIAIDVANALEYLHFYCDPPLCHRDIKSSNTLLDENFVAKIADFGLAQASKDGSVCFEPVNTEIRGTPGYMDPEYVVTQELTEKSDIYSFGVLLLEIVTGRRAIQGNKNLVEWAQPYMESDTRLLELVDPNVRESFDLDQLQTVISIVAWCTQREGRARPSIKQVLRLLYETSEPMHSEFLQAVEDEECQGSQHRGRRSKGKMLRNEALSHSGDGRYLASSSSTSRSYCSRTFLLESGSPQSPPNIFSL, from the exons ATGTTTTTCTGGCTTGAATCTTTGGTGGGATTGTTGGCTTTTCTTGGAATGCAGCTTCCTGTCATAATGGCTG ATTGCCCTTTGGATTTTACTGGTTCGAACTTCACACTGGCATCCTCTCTATGCTCCAACCATGGTGACAGGGGAAAATGTTGCCGCTACATCAATACTAATGTTGCAATTTCTGTTGCTCGTTTTGCTAATGCAACAGGCAACCTAGGGGTCCCTCAAAATGCGTCTGACACGTGCCTCCAAACCATATTTCAAACCTTGCAACTTAATGGAGTTGCACAAAATGCAACAGCTTTCTGTGGTTTTGGGACAAAAATTCCTGTTAATTATGAATGCAGGGGGAGAACTAGTGTTGCCCAAATGCTGCAATCCCCCAGATTTACGGAGGTCACAAAAAATTGCAAAGCACCACTTGGAGAGGAAAGTAAATGTAAGAAATGCTTAAATGCCGGCTTTGGTTATCTGCATCATATTGGAATTGAAGATAATATATCACTAAGTACATGCCGTGATGCCACTTTTGCTGCACTAGCAAGCCAGGTTGATGAGATATCTATTATTGACATTGCAATTTGTTTCTTTGGGGTTCAAGGACTTCTCATACCTCCTG TTTCAGAGTCATCCCCATCCTTTCCTGCTCCTAAGGCTTCACCAAGCCCCCCACTGGTTGCTGATGGGCCAAGTCAACCATTGTTAAGTGCACCTTTAAAGGGAAACCACCATTCATATCATTTGACATTAGTTCCAGGTATTGCTATTGCAGTTACAGCTGTTGCTGTTATCACACTCATAGTCTTGATAGTTCTAATTCGCCAGAAAAGCAGAGAGCTAGACGAGCCCGATAATTTTGGTAAATCCTGTTCGAAAACATTACCTCCTTGTGCAACGTGGAAATTTCAGGAAG GTTCTTCATCTATGTTCCGAAAATTCAGCTACAGGGAGATAAAAAAGGCAACAGAGGACTTTAGCACTGTCATTGGCCAAGGGGGATTTGGAACTGTGTATAAAGCTCAATTTTCTGATGGCCTGGTCATAGCAGTAAAAAGGATGAACAGAATATCTGAGCAGGGAGAGGATGAGTTCTGCAGAGAAATTGAACTTCTTGCTCGACTGCACCATCGGCATCTTGTTGCTTTAAAAGGCTTTTGCATTAAAAAACGTGAGAG GTTTCTGTTGTATGAGTACATGGGAAATGGAAGCTTGAAAGATCATCTTCATT CCCCTGGTAAAACACCTTTAAGTTGGCGAACTAGAATCCAAATTGCCATTGATGTCGCCAATGCACTG GAGTACCTCCATTTCTATTGCGATCCTCCTCTGTGTCACAGAGATATTAAATCTAGCAACACTTTACTGGATGAGAACTTTGTCGCTAAG ATAGCCGATTTTGGCCTTGCACAAGCTTCAAAAGATGGCTCAGTATGCTTTGAACCTGTAAACACTGAAATCCGGGGAACTCCAG GTTATATGGATCCTGAATATGTTGTTACTCAAGAGCTCACCGAGAAAAGTGATATATACAGTTTTGGGGTGTTACTACTTGAAATTGTGACAGGAAGGCGAGCCATTCAAGGTAATAAGAATTTGGTAGAATGGGCTCAACCATACATGGAATCAGACACAAGATTACTGGAGCTAGTAGATCCCAATGTGAGGGAGTCTTTTGACTTGGATCAGCTCCAAACAGTAATCTCTATAGTAGCATGGTGCACACAGAGAGAAGGAAGGGCAAGGCCTTCGATAAAACAGGTACTTAGGCTTCTGTATGAGACATCAGAACCAATGCACAGTGAGTTTCTACAAGCAGTTGAAGATGAAGAATGTCAGGGAAGTCAGCACAGAGGCAGAAGAAGCAAGGGGAAAATGCTCAGAAATGAGGCATTGTCTCACAGCGGAGATGGAAGATATCTTGCTTCATCTTCAAGTACGTCTAGGTCGTATTGCAGTAGAACCTTTTTACTTGAGAGTGGCTCTCCACAGTCTCCGccaaatattttctctctctGA